From one Triticum urartu cultivar G1812 chromosome 3, Tu2.1, whole genome shotgun sequence genomic stretch:
- the LOC125546399 gene encoding tricetin 3',4',5'-O-trimethyltransferase: protein MGSIAAGADEDACMYALQLVSSSILPMTLKNAIELGLLETLMAAGGKLLTPAEVAAKLPSAANPEAPDMVDRMLRLLASYNVVSCKTEEGKDGRLSRRYGAAPVCKYLTPNEDGVSMSALALMNQDKVLMESWYYLKDAVLDGGIPFNKAYGMSAFEYHGTDPRFNRVFNEGMKNHSIIITKKLLESYKGFEGLNTLVDVGGGVGATVAAITAHYPTIKGINFDLPHVISEAPPFPGVTHVGGDMFQKVPSGDAILMKWILHDWSDEHCATVLKNCYNALPPHGKVVLVECILPVNPEATPKAQGVFHVDMIMLAHNPGGRERYEREFEALAKGAGFATMKTTYIYANAWAIEFTK, encoded by the exons ATGGGCTCCATTGCCGCCGGCGCCGACGAGGATGCGTGCATGTACGCTCTCCAGCTCGTCTCGTCGTCCATCCTCCCGATGACGCTGAAGAACGCCATCGAGCTGGGACTCCTCGAGACCCTGATGGCCGCCGGCGGCAAGTTGCTGACTCCCGCTGAGGTTGCTGCCAAGCTCCCTTCCGCGGCGAATCCGGAAGCGCCGGACATGGTGGACCGCATGCTCCGTCTGCTGGCCTCGTACAACGTGGTGTCGTGCAAGACGGAGGAGGGCAAGGACGGTCGCCTCTCTCGGCGGTACGGCGCCGCGCCGGTGTGCAAGTACCTCACCCCCAACGAGGACGGCGTCTCCATGTCGGCGCTGGCGCTCATGAACCAGGACAAGGTCCTCATGGAGAGCTG GTACTATCTCAAGGATGCGGTCCTCGACGGTGGCATCCCATTCAACAAGGCGTACGGGATGTCGGCGTTCGAGTACCACGGCACGGACCCGCGCTTCAACCGCGTGTTCAACGAGGGGATGAAGAACCATTCCATCATCATCACCAAGAAGCTCCTCGAGTCCTACAAGGGCTTCGAGGGCCTCAACACCCTCGTCGACGTGGGCGGGGGCGTCGGCGCCACCGTGGCCGCCATCACCGCTCACTACCCCACCATCAAGGGCATCAACTTCGACCTTCCCCACGTCATCTCCGAGGCGCCGCCGTTCCCGGGTGTCACCCACGTCGGCGGCGACATGTTTCAGAAGGTGCCCTCGGGCGACGCCATCCTCATGAAGTGGATCCTCCACGACTGGAGCGATGAGCACTGCGCGACGGTGCTAAAGAACTGCTACAACGCCTTGCCGCCgcacggcaaggtggtgctcgtGGAGTGCATCCTGCCGGTGAACCCCGAAGCCACGCCTAAGGCTCAGGGGGTGTTCCATGTCGACATGATCATGCTCGCGCACAACCCAGGTGGCAGGGAGAGGTACGAGAGGGAGTTCGAGGCCCTGGCCAAGGGCGCCGGGTTCGCCACCATGAAGACCACTTACATCTACGCTAACGCATGGGCCATCGAGTTCACTAAGTAG